DNA sequence from the Siniperca chuatsi isolate FFG_IHB_CAS linkage group LG3, ASM2008510v1, whole genome shotgun sequence genome:
cacacactcacacagagagaaatgaagCCAGGGGTACACAGTGAGACGCCTCTCAGTTACCATGGGAACTTGACCTGAAGCCCCcgtatacactcacacacacatctcagtgAACACCCCCTACTGTGTACTTTGCCCAGATGAGGTGCTCATAATAGAGGCAAACTTGAGATGATGTAACATCCCTTGAACAGAACTTGTTGCCCCATAATTATATAAAGAGACTTGAAATCCAAACATGAGAAATATAGTtccaaattaatattattattcacTATGAATTTTACAAATTAGTCTGGTAGTATGCTTTATTGTAACCTATTGACTTGTATTAAACAGTTTTTACACCAACATTCATTATGAAGCAAACCATTTGTTGCAGACTGAAAAGGTTTTCTGAGTTCACTCATCAGTAATTTGGCGCTTTTGAACACTTCAGCCTCGCATCAACATGAAAAGCAGTTTGGAATCATTATTTGTCCAGAGGATGACTGTTGAGTGTGTCACTTGTTCCCTCTTGTGGTAAGAAGCGCATACTACAagtacagagagagacactgatgcagtttgttgttttagtaATAACTGAAAAGACGTTTGACGTTCTGATATGCAGAAGAAAATTCTTTGACTGGAATATTTGGGCCATAAGtgcagttgacaaaacagtctcatCCCAAGGTCTATTCAGTagcaatcatatcacatgatcttcatcttTCTGACTTTATAGAACAACTTAAAGCCTCCTAAATTACTTCCATGTTGCATCTACGATCAAGCAATGAGATTTGGATTTGGAAAATATCACTATCTGTCCCATCTAAAAAGCTAGAAGTCATTCCTGACTTAAATTTTGTCCGAGGTTTGCATGAGATGCATCAGTTATCAGAAATGTTATTGCTATAGATGTTTTTTGATAGACAGACATTAAAGACATTGAATAAAGATGGGAAAGCCACACTTTCATAACTCCAGTTCAGTCTTTTATTTCAAGTTCTAAAGTTTTAGCCCACTTCTTTAGGATGCatttactttatatttacatttattcattttgcagATGCCTTTGTCCAAAGCGACATACAAATGAGGTTCAATCCAAGCCAGTAGATTAAGGAGAAGCCTTCATCACATCATGACATGAATAAACTATGACCTCTGTCTCAGTCTATTATTGTCatgaagaatttttttttttataaatgttctTTATATCCCTTTCAAGGTTCCATTCTGACAGCTTAAAGCAGTTATTACTTACTAAGAATAAGTAAGTATAAAAgtttataaaaacacaacaaatcaaaaaagGAGGAGGTTCCTAACTTTGCTAATGTTTACATGCTTGAGGCTAAATCTGATGTTTTGGAGCCCTTAACTGGTTTCTCCTGCTTGTAAAGATGTGCAggtgtttaaaacaaaaccacaactcAGTGATTGAAAAGCGTTACTTTAAACAATCAAAACTACTTACAGTGATTCATTTAAACTTCCTCTGTTGTGCATCCAACAGGAAAGAGACATTACTATTGGtataacaaatcaaaaacatgCCTGTAAGCAGCATTCACATTAGTGtcataatgtaataaatgaTCAAACAGCTCCCTTTAAAGCACGGCACTGTGATTGTTAAGTTAATTAAATATCCTACATCCATTTTGAATAATCACTAAGCATTATGTTTTGTGACCATTGATGTAAACTGCTTTAATTTTGCAGTGCCAAATATATGGTAGGCATAAGAAGAGTATATATAGTGTATAGTATATCTCATTTTGTCAGTAgaaatatttctcaaaattaTGCTTTTGAGAATATCATTCCACAACACACATTAAAGACAACAacataaatattcaaatattttcagtgtatCTGAACtggtgtgagagagtgtgtgtgtgtgtgtgtgtgtgtgtgtgtgtgtgtgtgtgtgtgttgtttgtcatGCCTGTGTCTGGATGCATCCATGTGCACCGGAAAAGTCAAGGTGACCTTGTATTCCTTTATTCAGTGGGCTCTCAGCCGCAGCAACATCTTGCTAAAAGCTCAACCTGCCCCTGCGTGGCACTGATTTAGCAACACCATTAGCAGAGAGTCTTTCTGACTTGAAACTGCTCTCAAATGTCCTGTCTGAAGAGAGAGGGCGCACTGAGGCGTTAAAAAAGCAGAGTTTTAGCCTTGGAGCTGGGATTGTCCTCCAGCTTTGAGctacatattattatatattcagTTTTGTACATAACTATAACTTAGTGTgcgcaaaaaaacaaaacaaacaaacatatttcctCATTCACCTCTAGTGGTatgtagccatgcagatagttttggctTGTTTGCACAGGTTTGAGATAtccatctctgagatttctgccaccACAGCAATAAAAATCAGgagaatggaatttcatttctGGTGCTGAGAGCAttgaataatatttaaataaattcaacagGAACATTTCTTTCCATAAACAGTGTTCCCAGGACTCTGGATAATCAACAGACCTCACTGTGGACTGTGTGCTTTGGAACTACTCGCTAGAGAAAAATTgttcctatgaaaactgttgactgtTGATTTTTTAAAAGGTAATACTTACATTCTGTGAGCACCACATTGTACAAGGGCTTATCACGAACCAAAGCTGTCTGCATTACCacataccactagaggtaagtgcaaaatgttttattttaggtAAACCAACCCTTTAAATGCACCCATTTTGCCCTCCATGTGGACAGTCCACTGCCCCTGAGACAAGTTAGTtgcacagcagcagctacaTGTCGTACTGATCACAACTAGTTCACCAGAGGGCAGCGTCCATCCACAAACCACAGACTGAAGAGTTcctgtgtccagctgtttgatATTTCGCACACAAAGGCTTCTGTGTTTCTGAGGGGAATTCACGACAGAGCCCATCTTTTGAGGTCTTTTCATTCTGTTCAAGATGgacagattttcttttcatggtATTCTTGTAGAAAGTGTGCATTCACACAGCAGTCACACATAGACAACCTTCCTGTAGAATCAGGTCAGACACATAGTCGACACATACACGTACTCCTGAAAATAATCTGTGGCTAGGTTTATGGCTCAAGGCTGAATTGAACCAGTAGCCAAAAGGACTCCGTGAACATTTGCAGTTGTATGAgagtctgtttctctgtgtggttgtgtgtgtgtgtgtgtgtgtgtgtgtgtgtgtttgttattttctgaaAGAGTGTACCAATACACTCTGCTCCCTCATCGGTGACTCtctatcaaaacaaaacaaaaaatgaattttACGCAGTGTAATGATTATTAGCAACAGTCTGTAATTTCCTTGTTCACTTCAGCCAAGAGCTAAAGGGCAGAATATTAAACCTTTGGACCATGAAAGATGACTCACTTAACTGGGAGTGCTGTTGCCCTGGACTTTGAAAAATTACATGAATCTCACTACCGTTGTTCCTAATCAATAGCTGCTGTTACTTgcactttttttcattctgattGAAGATTTCGGGCCAACTGTTTACATGGGATATGAAATAATACGGTCTGGTGTTTACATGCGGCGACGCATTTAATCAGAACAGCTGTGTAGCCTTGTAATAGGTGTTCTTCAAAGTTTTCCAGtggtttttaatttgttcaacATTTCGGTCTATCCTAGCTTCGTTAATGTTTTCGTGGACTTGTTTGAATAGGgcattatttcttatttttcttacaATCTAGGCGTCCAATAATGTTCAGTTCTTTAAGAGTGTGTATGAAAAACAAACTCTCAGCAGAGGTCCAGTTCAGCTTGCAAGTCACCATTTTTTGGAAGTGGAGAAACGTATGTGCCCAAGCATTTACATCAAGGCGGAGGGAATGCGCAGAAAGAACACAGAAAGAAAGTCATCAGGTTAAATTGTTTACATGGTacaatttttcttttgattgttttttgcaGCCGCTTTACCCTAATGTCTTATCACACTCCATGATGTGGATTTACTTACAAATCCATTATTTCAGTGTGACAGCAAGCAATAttgaaatacacacaaatgtccTCATAGGTCTCTGTGATCCAACTCCATTCCTGTCCGGGTCTGTAGATCCCTGCGCTCCAGTTCCCCTCACCAAGAATTCAGGcttctgaaccaaagtgctggcAATGTATCTACCAGATGTGGTGCTCTTCAAGAAACAGCTATAGGACACATCTGAACTTTTCCGCTTCAGGTGACTATGGATAGTCAGCCAACCGTCTTTGTCCACACTTTTAGTAGTGTAATGCCCATCTGAGAGATTGTGGGAGCCATGAAACCAGTGCACATCTCCGTCTGGGTAGACATGTTTGAAGGTGCAGGCGGGACCGTCATGACTCAAAATACCCTTAATGCTCCCACAACACTCTGAGAGGAAGACCATTAGAAGAGTTAACGTCAATAATGCACttcatgtacaaaacattagtGACACTTAATGTTCTCATTTAGCATGTGAAAACATCAAAAAGccactaagtacatttactcaaatactgtactgcAATTGCAATTGTATTTTACTCACTACATTTTAGAAGACCAAATTGCATTTTTTACCCCTCTACAATAATTTGCcaactagttactttgcatattgagattttacacacaaaacgtATGATACGTTTCTAAAATATGGTGCTTATATTAATAGATTACACTGCCCAGCTGTATTTAAAGTAGTTTACATTAGCTCAACCAGCTGCTacattaaacaacattttaattaggCATTCTAGTAATTCATAAGGATTTGTTCAGCTaataagtaatttattaatgctttattaGCCATAACACATTAAAAAggacaacttttgggttgccaagTTGTTGCTGGTCTTCATCTTCCATCAGCATAACTTGCTTTGTCTTTATAGCTATAGAGCTATTTATTTCATCAGGAAAGATCCTCTAATTGGCTACCACTTTCTGCAAAAGAGCCGTAGACTAAAATCAATATATTTACAACTCATGCAGACCTGGTGGCATTTTCAAATAAGCCACCAGGTCTGtggttaaaaatattattaagttattaataaaCGGTTCTTCAACTACAATGATCCACCAAAGTGAgtcaattattttaaaaagtggatTTCTCATTTTGTAATTTACCATTAGTGTGTAGttgtaaataattaattaatgagttatttataataaattaattttggtTCAGATGCTCTGCAGTTGTTTTCCAGAAGGAAAATAGTCCATTGAAGTGGTATTCTTGATGATTTAAAGAGCTagctgaaaaggaaaaagaaatgtcaTGCTGGAGGAGGATAAACACCAGCCAGAGACATTTTTTACAACCTGACAATCAAAGGTTATTCTTACAAACtgattattattgatgtatGAAACATTAAGaagttatttattaaccatagtTATAATTTACCTACATCTTTGTCTACAAGTTTGTCTCATTAGAAAGTGTTAGCAAATGGTTCTTACACCATCAggaataataatccaatattataTGTATGTGGCAAATATAATACTGTGGACCTTCTGTATAATGAcagcttttacttttgatattgaagcacattttgctgttaattattctgtacttttaaacatgtaaaattttaatgtaaattagAATTTGACTTGTAATGgactgtacatatgtatatatataccttGTGGAGTTTTGGtccactagtagcactatggagcagttttttatgagtgggtccccattttgtGTCTCGTGCTCACACACAAGGACGCACATGTACATGCAAGTCTAAGTCCAACATTATAGTGTTTTCAATACTTAAAaattagtttttcaaatgttttatgaggaaggaaatgaattcaaaacatttgttagacctcaaggattgatacaatgcgttttggtgaagaacattgaatgtaaacatcccttttgtttgtttactagAAAACACCTTTAAGTAAAGAATTGGAATACTTATACCAAAGTAGTAGGAAAAGTAGCTAAAGAGAAGCAGACCAGTATTTTGTACATTCATGACAGCAGTTTTATAAATGTTATTGAGCTATATCACTGTTTGTCTAAATAAGAATAGACTCTGACCTTGTAACTCCACTCTTGTATATCCATGCAGAGCTCCCTGGTTGGATTGTAGCTTGCACATGTAGCGCTTTGAGTTTCCGCTCCCCAGTGGCTGCGCTTTTTGAAAGATGAGGGACAATTGTCCATGTTTATACTCACAATGGAAGTCACTTAGAGTGTGTCTGGGGTGTGTGGTAATGTTTCCTTCACTGTCCACAGAACAtagggttgttttgttttgggacCACTCCATACGTATGACTGATAGTCCATTTCTTGATGAGGACACGTCGCAGTTTAGGGTTACCTGTTTCCCACACTCTGCTGTAATCTCGGAACTCACACTTAATCTCGCCAGCTCTGTAGACAAAGATATTGTACTGAGATTTAATGGAAACAAAAGCTTCTTGTTGGTTCCTTTGtatattaaagttattattaacaCCACCACACTGTTGCACCTCACATTATTAGAATATTACACTCTGGTCTTCCTTTAaacttttaaaggaaaaatactttttcctCCTGAATAGCCCAGATCATTCTGAAGATTTATTtctgcaacatacagtatttgtgacaGACGTTTTCTTCAGTACTTATTTCTACTGAACAAATGACTTTAAACTAGTTTAAAATAGTTTCACATACCTTGTGTCGTAAGAGTGAATGCACTTAGAAGCCAGAGAAGTATATGCAATGCTGTGGACCCCATTGTCACCTCTTTTGCATTTCACTGTGACATGGAGAACAATTCAGTTAAAACAGATCTCAATATATAAACACTACATTTAACAGACAAGTTTTTGTGCAGGCTTAGCAGGCTGATTTACCCCCCAGATTTCAAAAAGCAGCATGTTAAGTCGTATGGTTGTTTGGAACTGACCTCAGGAGGATTGATGCTTCTCCTCAGCTCTTCTCCAGTGCTTGTTCCTTGTGGTGCTTTAAGTCCTTCAGACTCGTCCCTAAGTGCAGAACGTTAATGATTACAGAATTACGAAGAGAAGTTTCCAGGAAGGCTTATCGCTGTGGAGGGTGTGTGCTGGAACCTGAATAACAAAGGAGAGGCAAGGAAGCGTGgtgatttgtgtgtgcgtgtgtgtgtgtgtgtgagcgtgtgagGAAGTGAAAGGAGCCAGAAGGAAAGTGATGGCCTATTCATAAAGTAGTACAGCTGCCACAAGTAGACACTTGTATGACTGCCTTTGATGTGTCGCAACAGTGTTCTGctgtttcatttcacttcattcaaCTTTCATATAGATTTTTGCCATGAGGTCATTATGATTATTTGATATTGTTCAAACTCCATGGGAATAGCCACAGGGGAAACCCTTTAAACTATTCTGTTACAAAAAGTCACTTCATTGTGTCTCACTGTAAGTTCATTAGTCATTTAATGGGAAGTAGTCATGAAAGAGTGACataaatgtcagaaatacacacacacacacacacacacacacacactctggtcAAAACACACTGGATAGTAAATAAACACGGACTCATGTCTGTGTCCTTCACACAGCACACTCATATTTATACCACCCCTGCTTCACATTGACACATAACAAATAGagtagaggtaaaaaaaaaaaatctctatgtttttacttatttgtgTGCAAGtgccccccctttttttttttttactaattgaGTTTATTCTTGCAGCTGTTTAGGAGACCACTTTGATTCACTAGTTTCTGTGGGTGACCTCTATGAGACATCAGAGTTCAATTTTGGAAATTAGGGAGAATGTACCCCTGATGTGCCCCTGGTGATGGGAAGGCTTTTTGCCTAAACATCTTggtaaatgcagctttaacatccATAAACAGGTCACCTGTAAACTTATATGTGTTTATCAAAGGATAATGATATATTTCTTATCTTATTACTATCAGCAAATACCAGGAAGAAACCAAAATGAACACTACGTTTATCCTACTAACAACTTTTGTCAATTGCTTATGCCTCCTTGGTGCAGAATTGCATTAGTGtccaaaaattattaaaaacacatgaaagagCCATGCCATTGCATTGGGTGACACATTCCTTCATTGCAGGGAACATGACCAGTGTAGCTTATTTTGAAACTGTCCACCGCTACATTTTGTATCTCTACAGAGTAGCTCAGGTTCAACTAAATGTCACTGAGGATGCTTGGGATTCTGTGTTTACACTGCTTTACCATTTTGACGAGTTGAGAGGAATGAACTTCACCTGCcatatttattttagaaattcAGTGTGCCGACTTGTGCCCCAGTATAAGTGATCAGTGTCAACAGTGGGGTTCTATGGTGTGGTGGCATTAACTATATCTCTTTATCATATATATGACATAAGAAAGTATTCATGTAAACGTGTTATTTTGTGTGACtatataaaacaacagaaagcaaACTCAATACAGACAAATGTAACTGATTATAAACGAATagatttttgtttaacatgtCATTTCATGGCTAACATctttcagtttctttatttgtttttaattgtgcaTCTACGCAACAAAGGTTGGTTTAAAACCTTTATGTCTAATCACTCGTGTTCCTTGCCCTACAGTATCTGACTTCTTTTGAGTGATGGTGCtgcattcccagatctcagcaattagcACAATGTTACTATTATCAATAGACCCTTTACCCGGCAGATATTATGACTTGTCATATTGCAATTAAACTTACTAAATGACACCAAGCAAACCTGGGGCTTTTGGGCCAGTGGGGATCTGCAGCCCTGGAGCAGGTTCATGTTTTGCCCTGTCTGTAATCAGTCTTTggctgtgtgtgcacacatccacacacacacatgcaatacaaaaacataaatgttcTGCTGAAATTCACTGTCTCATATTACAGGAAAAACCATGGTGTCAAACTCTCAGGTCTTTACTGCCCTGCATGACAGCAGCGTTGCGGCTTAGTTACATGGCATGTCGAGTTTTATCCTGTACTTAATTGCTGTGGGGACCAGATTACCCATAATGCTGAGTTTTATCTGGGGCTTTAACATGATTTGCAGTAGGTCTATTAAACGTTTGAAGTTGTTTAGCATCTGGTAAATAAAGTTTGACAGTAATTCTGCGCGAGAGTCCAGTTGGGTTTGAGTCGCACTCTGGACCTATTGCTATGGTGACTAGTCAGGTAAATTTTGTTGCGATTGGTGAAGTTGAaggatgacatttttttttttgggactGAAAAATTGCCATGCTAATAGAAACTTTTTTTCCACAGCGCCTGGATGATTGTCAAAGATGCAAAGTTTGTGTGACCTTTCCTGGATATCACTTTTGTTAGATGGATCACTTGTGGCTCCAAAAGCTAATATTTAAATGATTGGAAAAATTGGCCAATGTTCTAATTACCATCAATACAAAAAGATTTGAATGGGCTTCATGGACAACAGTTCATGGAGCTCAGtgcataaattatttttatagaaTAAAATAGCACCAAACAGAAGTTGTGAGgtttttaaatgacagaaatgGAAACTTGTTTAAAATTATTGCATTACATGAGCTGTTGATCTTCCATTGCATCAGAGTCTTGAAGATGCTGGTACAAGTGGCACTCATTTCCTGTGTATCTAATTCCTGTTGAAGACTGTCACTGTTAAAACCCCCCAAAGCCACAATAAAGCTCAGCCTCAACGAGGTTTAAAGAATCTAAGCCATGCTGGCACTTAACTCTAAAAGTTCTATAAGAATCTCAGTTGCAATATGTTGTATACTGCTGCaagtttacatttaaaatgcaacTTGCTGCATTAGTGGTAACTGAACTGAAGCTTCCATGTTTTATGTTGGAACAAACATATTTAGttctgttttaaatcagttCAAAAAAAGTTATGGACATTTAAAATATACGTCAGGTTTAATAGGCTGTATTTTATTCAGATACACACAGGCAGCTGTGGCTAACAACTCTATGTCATTTATTACTTTAAAGCCTCAGAGATGTAGTTGGTCAGCTGATACAAATAGgaacagatttttttatattcaaagtCAACATTTGATATGGGTTACTTATTGACATAAGCGATACCCGcacaatgataataatgaaaAGGCGCAGTATGCAGTAGTTTTCTTGGTTTTCCTGAACAGGAGGTGAATCACCAAAACAGACTAAGAGGAATGCATTGACAAACAATGGGCATGTTGACTTTGCCTCAAGCTAtcataatgtaattatttgttATGTTTAAACAGTCCATTACTGTTTCAGTTTCTCACAGGCAGTTTGAACtggattgggaaccactgttgttgttgtacgCCCTGTAAAGCCCATTGAGACACACTGTATAATTATGATACTGGGCACAAATAAACCTGACTTGACACTTTGTCCCAGGTGTCACTTTTGTTGGCTTTTCAAGATCAGCAGCAAggaattataatataatttactaTCGTGTTTGCTCGTGCATTTGTCGAGCTTTCAGTTTTACTAAAAGATTCCTGTTCCTATTCCAGGTGGAGAGATGAGTCACTGCTGAGTTATTCCTcctttttatatattaacaCAGTTCTCATCTGGGTCAGCTCCACAGTATACACTCTGTTTGTACTAATGAGCAGTGTCAGAGCAGTCACAGACTGACAAACTATTTTGTTTACTAATACCAGAAACTAAGATTTATGAGCACTTTGAAGCAATAACATCTCACCATAAACTAGGCAGCTCTTTGGGAATTCCAATTAATTTGATaggtaaatatacagtacagtattcaTGGAGAATTTGGACCAGACAACAGGACAATGAATCATAAGCACACAAGTGATGTCACTTCAAACAATCTTTGTTCTCAGTTAAGCTCAGTATTTTCTGGGTGAGataagtttcttttggttttggacttgTCCTTCCTTTCTTGATTCTTAGTACAACAATTTGAAGTGTATTACTTTCCAGTCAAACTGGAGTCAAACCCAGTCAAACCTGCTTTCCTCTCACTACACacattgtttgtgtgtagtGAGAGGAACTCACTGAGCTTGCTGAGCAGGTGTATTAAATACACTCTCAACTAAGCATTGATTCACATTATACTCTTACCCTCGCCCTTTCAGCCTTGCTACGTGCCCTCCCTTCTCAGCATCTTCGACTGCTGACTCCAGCCATCAGCTGCATGGTTGTAGTGTTTAGTACAGCCATTAGTGATGACTAGTGACATCCAGAAAATGGCAGGATGCAATCAATGCTATCCTCCTGCGAGAGCCGTAAGTGAGAGGAGCGTAGGAGAATAGGAGCAAGGCTCTAAATTGTACAGAATTTATTTTGCGAGCAAAGACGAAGAACAGCTTGAGCAAAAAATGAGTTTATTTGTTGGAGTGGCTGCGCACAGGTAGCAAGTAACTCGCCACTCAGATCAAATTGAGCCAATTTTCCCAAACTGTCACAGGAGCGCCATAGTGGATCTCTGCAGGGCAATGATTGTGGGCTTTAGCTGTAGTGTGTTTTTAAGGACAAAAGTTTAAAGAGCACAAGGCATTCTCATTCCTGTCACACTGAGTTTGTACACACTGTGAGAAACAAGATTTCTCAGCTTACCTCATACCTTCAAAAAGGTAGAATGGTGCATCTATCAGGTAAGAGCAGGGAAAAAACATCCACTTGTTAATATTTATCA
Encoded proteins:
- the LOC122873589 gene encoding uncharacterized protein LOC122873589, with product MGSTALHILLWLLSAFTLTTQELARLSVSSEITAECGKQVTLNCDVSSSRNGLSVIRMEWSQNKTTLCSVDSEGNITTHPRHTLSDFHCEYKHGQLSLIFQKAQPLGSGNSKRYMCKLQSNQGALHGYTRVELQECCGSIKGILSHDGPACTFKHVYPDGDVHWFHGSHNLSDGHYTTKSVDKDGWLTIHSHLKRKSSDVSYSCFLKSTTSGRYIASTLVQKPEFLVRGTGAQGSTDPDRNGVGSQRPMRTFVCISILLAVTLK